A section of the Malus sylvestris chromosome 17, drMalSylv7.2, whole genome shotgun sequence genome encodes:
- the LOC126612158 gene encoding uncharacterized protein LOC126612158, giving the protein MRRSATKAANKELERIDAVFNSYANASSGLIDPEGIERLCSDLEVDHTDVRVLMLAWKMKAEKQGYFTLEEWRVGLKALRVDNVSKLKKALPELEKEVRRPSNFVDFYSYAFRYCLTEEKQKSIDIDSICELLNIVLGSQYHSQVDLFTQYLKIQNDYKVINMDQWMGFYRFCDEISFPDLSNYNPELAWPLILDNFVEWIREKQSQS; this is encoded by the exons ATGAGACGCTCCG CCACTAAAGCAGCTAACAAGGAGTTGGAACGGATTGATGCCGTCTTTAATTCATATGCAAATGCGTCTTCTGGTTTGATTGA CCCAGAGGGAATCGAACGTCTTTGTTCAGATTTGGAAGTTGACCATACGGATGTAAGGGTCTTGATGCTTGCCTG GAAAATGAAAGCTGAAAAACAAGGATACTTCACCCTG GAAGAGTGGCGAGTAGGACTTAAAGCACTGAGGGTGGACAAtgtaagtaaattaaagaaGGCACTCCCAGAGCTAGAGAAAGAG GTCAGGAGGCCATCAAACTTTGTGGATTTCTATTCCTATGCATTCCGATATTGTTTAACGG AGGAGAAACAGAAGAGCATAGATATAGACAGCATATGCGAGTTATTAAATATTGTTCTAGGATCGCAATACCATTCGCAGGTTGACTTATTTACTCAGTATCTAAAG ATTCAGAATGATTACAAAGTCATAAATATGGATCAGTGGATGGGCTTTTACCGGTTTTGCGATGAG ATAAGTTTTCCAGACCTTAGCAACTACAACCCTGAACTTGCATGGCCTTTGATCCTCGACAATTTTGTTGAATGGATACGAGAAAAGCAGAGCCAGAGCTGA
- the LOC126609761 gene encoding deSI-like protein At4g17486: MLCKKSGCRTAIEEDEEDSGSVPVYLNVYDLTPFNGYAYWLGLGVYHSGVQVHGVEYAFGAHEFPTSGIFEGEPKKCDGFTFRKSILIGKTDVGPLEVRAVLEDLAANYRGNAYNLITKNCNHFCNDACITLTGNPIPSWVNRLARIGFLCNCVLPVTLNTTKVHRIEDKADEGDKDKLTNQSNNAALSSNSPSSSSSSPSGTTFRRGRSRTRRARPPPSPLIIASSSS; encoded by the exons ATGTTGTGTAAAAAGAGTGGGTGCAGAACTGCCattgaggaggatgaggaagacaGTGGATCAGTGCCTGTATACCTCAATGTCTACGATCTCACGCCTTTTAATGGATACGCTTATTGGCTTGGCCTTGGAGTTTACCATTCTGGTGTACAAG TACACGGTGTGGAGTATGCATTCGGAGCTCATGAGTTTCCAACATCTGGAATTTTTGAAGGAGAACCGAAAAAGTGTGATGGTTTTACATTTAGGAAATCAATTTTGATCGGGAAGACGGATGTTGGGCCTTTAGAGGTGAGGGCAGTGTTGGAAGACCTTGCCGCGAATTACAGAGGCAATGCCTACAATTTGATCACCAAGAACTGCAACCACTTCTGCAATGATGCATGTATCACATTGACTGGAAATCCAATTCCAAGTTGGGTTAATCGGCTTGCCAGAATCG GGTTCCTCTGCAATTGTGTTCTTCCTGTGACTTTAAATACGACCAAAGTTCACAGAATCGAAGACAAGGCAGATGAAGGAGACAAGGACAAGTTAACAAACCAGTCAAACAATGCGGCATTATCTTCTAACTCtccttcatcttcatcatcctctcCTTCTGGCACAACATTCCGCAGGGGTAGAAGCAGAACAAGACGCGCTCGTCCTCCCCCTTCGCCTTTGATTATTGCTTCTTCATCCTCTTGA